The window GGGCATCCAGGAGCAGCGGGAGGTCAGCTGGGAAGAGGCTGTGGGCTCCTGGTACGACAAACTCTACTGGCATGTGGTGCGCAACCTGCGCAAACACAATGTGCTGGGCAAGTTTCCTGGCCGCACCGAAGCGGACATCTATCTGTGGATCATGGACCACCGCTACTTCCTGACCGAACAACTGGGTCATGATGTGGGCAGTGAGTATGCCACGCTGAACTTCAAGGACCACTTCCGTCCGCACTGGTGGGAGCGCCTGGGCCAGCGGATGCAGCTCCTGCGCAAGAAGATTGTTCCTTCCCCTCAGGTTTAAATGGATGTGCCTCTCCTCCCGGATCTCACAGAAGGTCCGGGTTTTTCATGGCCGTTTCCAGCCCTGCCAGCACCCACTCCAGTCCAGACTGGATCTGCGGAACAGGTTGCCCATGCATGAGGGCCACCAGTTCCCAGTACCGGGCAACACTGGGATGGGCTGTGGTTTGCAGGTGGTTGTGCCACCACCTCAGGAACTGTGGGGTATAAGACTGGTTCAGGGCTTCTGCACAGGGCCTGGAAAAGGCCGCGATCAGGCTCTGGCCTTCTGAACTTTCTGGTGCAACGCCCTTTTCTGCGGCATCCACAGCCTGATCAAAAATGATCCCCATCTCGAAGGTGTGGGTCTGCACCGAGTCACTGTTTACAGCATGTTGCCAGAAGGGCTCCACCTGTGCCCGGATGGCCCTCTGGAAGGTGGGGTCCTGCACCAGTCGGGTGAGCTCCAGCCATGCGGACAGCTGGGCCGGAGTGGCTTCTGCTGGAAGTTCGGCTCCTGCAGTGGCCCAGAATTCAGGCCACCATTCTGGATCAACCCCCAGCCCTCCAAAAGTGGATTTGAGGTGACGGGATAGCAGGTTTTCCCTTTCCTGATGGGAGAGCCTGGCCTGCTGCATCAGTTCGGCAAATTCATGCACTGTGGTGTGCTGTTTCAGGGCAGCCTGAAGCACTGCCTGTTGCCTCACCAGGGCCTGCATCTGGACCTGCACGGTTTGCAATTGAAGCTGCACCAGGGCCTGAAAATCCGTCTGCTGCTCCAGCAGTTCCCGGATGCTCTGCAAACTGAAGTCGGCTTCCCTCAGGGTGCGAATCAGCTGCAGTCTGGGAAGGCTGTCTGCATTGAAATAGCGGTAACGGCTGTCGGCGATGTGGGCTGGAGGGAGCAAGCCTTCATCTGCATAAAACCGCAGGGTTTTGATGGGAAGGCCAGCCAGCTTTGACAGTTCACCAATGCTGTACAGCAGCTCCTCTGATTGTTGCAGTTGACTCTCCATTTACTGGAGAGTCTAGCATGAAAACAGGAGGCAACATGAACCACGCAGTGCACACTGCACCCCAGGCCACAGGCCATTTGATTTTAAAGTCCATCGAAACACCAGAACTGCAACCCCATGAAGCACAGGTCCAGGTCGAGCACATCTCGATCAATCGAGGTGAAGCCTTTGTGGCCCAGTTTGCTCCAGAAGGTCTGCAGCTGGGCTGGGATTTTTCAGGAAAAGTGGTGGAAGCCGCTGCAGATGGCAGTGGTCCAAAAGCAGGGACCCGGGTGATGGGTCTGCTGCCCATGGGGGCCTGGGCCAGATTTCTGGCGGTTCCAGCCCTGCAGCTCTGCGAAGTTCCGGAAAGCATTTCCCTGCAACAGGCCGCAGCTCTGCCCGTCGCAGGCCTGACCGCCCACTTCAGCCTGCAGAAAGCCGGAAACTTACAACAGAAGAAAGTGCTGGTCACCGGGGCGACAGGAGGCGTGGGTCATCTTGCAGTGCAACTTGCCCACCTGGGCGGAGCTGAGGTCACCGCCCAGATCCGCAATCCAGAGCAGGCCCTGTGGGTTGAGCAGCTTGGCGCAACCCATGTCCTCACAGGTGACCCTGCATCCTGGGCAGAATCCGGCCCGTTTGATGTGATTGTCGATGGCGTGGGAGGTGAGGGGTTCGCTGTCCTCCCTGCACTTCTGGCCAGAGACGGAATGTTGATCTGTTACGGTGCAAGTGCAGGCAATCCTGTTCAGCTGAACCTGATGCCATTCACCATGACTGGAGGCCTGTCCTTGCAGGGGATTGCCCTCTTTCAGGAGTTGCAGAGGGAAGATCCAGCAACAGTCCTGGCCTTCCTCATCCAGCAGGTAGCGGCAGAAAAACTGAAAGTGCGGATTGAAAAAGAGGCCAGCTGGACAGAAATGGGCTCCGTTGCAGAAGACCTTCTGGCCCGCAAGTTCTCAGGGAAGGCCATCTTGAAAGTGGAGTGATTCCAGACATCAAAAAACCCGCCCTGAATCGAGCTGGGCGGGTTTTGTTTTTGAGATCGAATCAGACTCAGCGGGCAGGACCCACAGCAAACACAGCCTGCCAGGGTTTGTAATTGCTGCTGATGGTGTCCTTGCGGGTGCCCTTGCTGTCCGTGATCGTGCGGGTCACCTGCACGTTGTATCCATCCACCGCCCAGTCCACCTGTTTGCGCTGCCCGGGGGCAAGGCTGGAATCATAAATGGTCTTTGAAGGTGGGTGAGGGGTGCGGGAAAGAACCACCGCATCGGAAACCGTGACCTTGCGCTTCACGGGAATCCCGTAGAGGTTGACGGTCAGGGTGCCTTTCTCCATGTCGGTGATGGTGCGAACCAGAATGGGGGCACCCGTATCGTTTTTCATCTTCAGGTCAACTCCAGGCTGATACACTGCTGCTTCAAAGCCCATGTGTGGAGCGTACCAGTGCACCCAGTAAGCGTGCTGGTTGCGTTCCACAATGGGCAGGCCTGCTTTGTACATGCTGCGGAAGGTGGTGGTGGACACCTGACACACTCCCCCACCCACGCCTTCCACGGTGCGGCCCCCACTGATCACCAGTGCGCCCACATAACCGTTCTCTGGAGAAATCTCACCAATGGCATCATTGAAGCTGAAAACCTGATCTGGAGCAATCACATGGCCGTCCAGTGCTGCAGCAGCCACCTTCACGTTGGTGGAGCGCTCACGGCTGGACCCCTTGAAGGTGCTGGTTCCCGTGGAGATCAGTTTCAATGCTTTGGGATCAGGCAGATCTGCAATGGTCAGTGTCGGCTCCTGCACTTTCAGGGGAACTTCCACCTGAATCATCTCGGGTTTCAGCACCATGTCGGACAGGGCCTGGGTGGCGGTTTTCTGATCAACGCTGTACCCGGTCTTCTCAGGGACGGTTTTGATCTGGCCTTTCACGAAGCGGAAACTGGCATTCTGGGCAGCCTGACCAATCAGGCCATCAAGTTTCTGCACGGCCCGCTGGATGCCTTTGGGGTCCAGTTCCAGTTTGTCCGCCCGCACCCAGAAGAGGTCAGCAACGGTGTTGACGTTCAGGGTCGTTGGGCGCTCTTTGCCTGCAGGGGTCACACCAATCACAGTGATGGGCCTCAGGACCAGATTGGCCTGATCCACCAGGGGTTTCAGGCTCTCTCTGGTGACCGCAGCACGGGTGGTCTTGATGGGGATCTCCAGGCTGGTCAGGGCAGGGTTGCTGCTGTAGGTGCTCAGGACCGAGGTCACATCGGCTGCCTGACCGGGTTTGTCCGCCTGAATCACGTATTTTCCATTCTGGTAAATGGCTTTTGCAGGCACAGGCTTGCCATCCAGCGTCCTGGACCACTGGTCCAGCTGTTTTTTCAGGACGGTGCTGTTCACAGAGACCACCCAGCTGGCGCTCTGGGTGTCTTTTTTCCAGCCAAAACGGTACTGCACTTTCTCAAAAGCCCCACGCTGCTGGCCCAGCTCAAAAGCAGATTTGGCAGTCTCCTCGTAATTGAGGTTCCAGCCCAGTTGCGTTGCTGGAACGGTGAAGGTGCGGTCTGCAAGTTTCACGGTGACCGTTGGGGCCTTCAGGGGGGCCGATTTCAGGGCCGCAATGGCCTCTGAGAAGGTCATTTCACTCAGGTCGAGGTTGCCGACCTGGATTTTTTTCTCAATTCGCTCCGAGTCCTGCATGGAGTAGGCCCACACCAGGGGTGTGGCCACCACAAAAGCGATCGGAACGATGTACATCAGGGGTCGTTTCATCCGAATCACAGTGTAACAAGACCGTATACAGTTTTTGGTAAGCAAAATCAGGTACTTGTTTAGAACAAGGACAGAAACAGTTCATGCAGTGAGCGTTTTCCAGAAAGCACCTCAGGAAGCTGGTTTTCAGCATCTTTCAGACGGCCCTGTGCCCAGTCTTCCAGCAGGCTGCGAAGCTCAAACCTGAGGCGGTGAAGCCTGCGTTCCCTTAATCCTTCTTCACCAAGGTGGTCCCGGTGGTCCTGCAGGGCCTGCAGCAACTCAGCAATACCCTCCCCTTTCTGGGCATTGGTTTTCACGGCAGGAGGCATCCAGTCGGGAGTGATGCCCAGTGTCACCGTGGCATGCAGCTCCCGCACCACCCTGTCTGCACCGGGCAGGTCACACTTGTTGACCACAAAAATGTCTGCAATCTCCATGACCCCTGCTTTGAAAGCTTGCACTGCATCCCCCTGATTCGGGGTCAGAACCAGCACAGTGTGGTCGGCAATGCTGGCGATGTCCACCTCACTCTGGCCCACCCCCACCGTCTCGATCAGGATCACATCAAAACCGAAAGCCTCCAGTGCAGAGAGCACCTGCAGGGTCTTGCTGGACACCCCTCCGAGTGCTCCACGGGACGCCAGACTGCGGATGAACACCCCACTGTCCAGCGCGTGCCTGCTCATCCGGATGCGGTCTCCGAGGATGGCTCCCCCGGTGAAAGGGCTGCTGGGATCAACAGCAATCACCGCCACCCGCAAATCAAGATTCCTCAGTTCCTGAATGATCTGGTCGGTGAGGGTGCTCTTGCCACTGCCGGGACTTCCAGTGATTCCGATCACCCGGGCTGTTCTGGGCAATTGCCGGAGTTCCTCTGGAAAATCCTCCCCGGATTCCAGCAGGGTGATGATGCGTGCGAGGGCCCTGGGATCGCCCCCCTTGAAACGTTCAATCAACATGGCTGACCCAAGATAACATTCAGAGTGGACAAGTTTACAGTGGACAGTTCACATCGCACCCAACCCTGAACTTCACTTCCCTCAAAAAAGAAAAAGCAGGACGCATCTCCTGCCTCTTCTGTCAACTGTAAACTGTGAACTGTAAACCCTACGGCACCTGCACGTCTTCGTCTTCTGGAGAGAGGTCCTCCAGATGGGCTGCATCGTTGAAGCTGAGCAGGCGTCCGCCACCAGAGTGCAACACGAAGCGGGTGATGCTGGTGTTGTCGATGGACAGTCTGGCCCACACATCCCGCAGTTCTCCACCGAGGGCAAGGCTGACCGCCACACGGACCACTCCCCCGTGGGTGACCACCATGACGCGGCCTCCCCGGTGTCGGTCCCGCAGGTCAAAGAAAGACCGGCTGACCCGTTCGTACAGGTCGGCCATGCTCTCCCCTCCGGGTCTGCGGGTGTTCCAGGGGTCCTGACCCAGGGCTTCCAGATAAGCTTTGTGCTGGACCTCTATGTCAGGGAGGTACAGGCCGCCGAGCTCACCCACGTCAATTTCACGCAGGCGGTCATCGGTCTGGATTTCAGGCTGTCCCTGCATCACAGCAGCAACCCCTCTGGCGGTGTCCATGGAACGGGTCAGGTCGCTGGAATAGATGGCATCCACCCTGACTCCCTCCAGACGGTCTGCAAGGGCCTGCACCTGCAATTTTCCGTGCTCCGATAGCGGAACATCGGTGTGGCCCTGGTAGCGGCGGATGGCATTCCAGGTGGTCTCGGCGTGACGGATCACCCAGAACTCCGTGAGTTCACTGTCCTCACGGAATCCGGTGGGTGGTGGGGGCACCCGTTTGGTCACCGGGCCACCAGTTCAATGCCCTCACCAGCGACCATTTCACCGATGCGGTAAGGGGTTTCTCCGGCTTCACGGAGCACCTGAAAGGCGAGGTCAAAGTCCGTGATGGGCACCATGAAGACGTAACCAATCCCCATGTTCAGGGCACGGTGGGCCTCAACCAGTTCGATCTGGCCGAGTTCCACAATCTTCTGGAAGAGGGCCGGGACTTCCCAGGAGCCTTCATAGATGCGGGCACCCAGACCTTCAGGGAACACACGAGGGGGGTTCTCGATCAGGCCACCCCCGGTGATGTGGGCCATGCCTTTGATGTTGACCCCGGCCTCTTTGAGGGCACGGTAGGCCAGCACATATTCCCGGTGGGGTTTGAGCAGGGCCTCGGCGTAGGTCTCACCGTTCAGGAAATCGCGGGGAACAAAAAGATCCTCGTTTTCCAGCACCTTGCGGGCCAGACTGAACCCGTTGGTGTGGAGACCCGTGCTGGGCAGGCCGATCAGCACATCCCCCTCTTCCAGGGTACTGCCATCCACGAGGTCCTTGCGGTCCAGGACACCCACAATGGTGCCCACGAGGTCCAGTTCACCTTCCAGGTACACCCCTGGCATTTCGGCGGTTTCGCCCCCGAGCAGGGCTGCCCCCACACGCTCACAGGCCAGGGCTGCACCCTGCACCACAGTGGCGACGGTCTCGGGGACGAGTTTGCCCGTGGCGACGTAATCCAGGAAGAACAAAGGGCGTGCACCCTGAACCAGAATGTCGTTCACGCAGTGGTTCACGATGTCCATGCCCAGCGTGTCAAACTTCTGGGCGGCCACCGCCACTTTGGTTTTGGTGCCCACACCGTCGGTGGAGGCGACCAGCACGGGCTCTTCCATGTCCTTGAAGTTCAGGGCAGAAAACAGCCCTCCGAATGAACCGACGCCAGCCAGCACCTGAGGGGTGTAGGTGCGCTTGACGGCGTCTTTCATCAGTTCCACAGCGCGGTTGCCAGCATCGATGTCCACACCAGCGCTCTTGTAATCTATTGACATCTCTTCCTCCAGAGAAACCACCCTGATTTCAGCATGCCGCAGGTCCTGCCTGAACGGTCTGCTCGAGGGTTTCGAGGATCAGGCCTGATCCCGAAATCAGCGGGCACTCTGGATATTCTAACCTTTAGGCTGCGGGAAACAACAGCATTGTTTATGGGGGATGGAGGGGTGTTGCAGAAGGCCGAGGGCCGAGGGCCCAGA of the Deinococcus cellulosilyticus NBRC 106333 = KACC 11606 genome contains:
- a CDS encoding MerR family transcriptional regulator, yielding MESQLQQSEELLYSIGELSKLAGLPIKTLRFYADEGLLPPAHIADSRYRYFNADSLPRLQLIRTLREADFSLQSIRELLEQQTDFQALVQLQLQTVQVQMQALVRQQAVLQAALKQHTTVHEFAELMQQARLSHQERENLLSRHLKSTFGGLGVDPEWWPEFWATAGAELPAEATPAQLSAWLELTRLVQDPTFQRAIRAQVEPFWQHAVNSDSVQTHTFEMGIIFDQAVDAAEKGVAPESSEGQSLIAAFSRPCAEALNQSYTPQFLRWWHNHLQTTAHPSVARYWELVALMHGQPVPQIQSGLEWVLAGLETAMKNPDLL
- the purM gene encoding phosphoribosylformylglycinamidine cyclo-ligase, which gives rise to MSIDYKSAGVDIDAGNRAVELMKDAVKRTYTPQVLAGVGSFGGLFSALNFKDMEEPVLVASTDGVGTKTKVAVAAQKFDTLGMDIVNHCVNDILVQGARPLFFLDYVATGKLVPETVATVVQGAALACERVGAALLGGETAEMPGVYLEGELDLVGTIVGVLDRKDLVDGSTLEEGDVLIGLPSTGLHTNGFSLARKVLENEDLFVPRDFLNGETYAEALLKPHREYVLAYRALKEAGVNIKGMAHITGGGLIENPPRVFPEGLGARIYEGSWEVPALFQKIVELGQIELVEAHRALNMGIGYVFMVPITDFDLAFQVLREAGETPYRIGEMVAGEGIELVAR
- a CDS encoding zinc-binding dehydrogenase → MNHAVHTAPQATGHLILKSIETPELQPHEAQVQVEHISINRGEAFVAQFAPEGLQLGWDFSGKVVEAAADGSGPKAGTRVMGLLPMGAWARFLAVPALQLCEVPESISLQQAAALPVAGLTAHFSLQKAGNLQQKKVLVTGATGGVGHLAVQLAHLGGAEVTAQIRNPEQALWVEQLGATHVLTGDPASWAESGPFDVIVDGVGGEGFAVLPALLARDGMLICYGASAGNPVQLNLMPFTMTGGLSLQGIALFQELQREDPATVLAFLIQQVAAEKLKVRIEKEASWTEMGSVAEDLLARKFSGKAILKVE
- a CDS encoding histidine phosphatase family protein, which produces MTKRVPPPPTGFREDSELTEFWVIRHAETTWNAIRRYQGHTDVPLSEHGKLQVQALADRLEGVRVDAIYSSDLTRSMDTARGVAAVMQGQPEIQTDDRLREIDVGELGGLYLPDIEVQHKAYLEALGQDPWNTRRPGGESMADLYERVSRSFFDLRDRHRGGRVMVVTHGGVVRVAVSLALGGELRDVWARLSIDNTSITRFVLHSGGGRLLSFNDAAHLEDLSPEDEDVQVP
- a CDS encoding VanW family protein, giving the protein MKRPLMYIVPIAFVVATPLVWAYSMQDSERIEKKIQVGNLDLSEMTFSEAIAALKSAPLKAPTVTVKLADRTFTVPATQLGWNLNYEETAKSAFELGQQRGAFEKVQYRFGWKKDTQSASWVVSVNSTVLKKQLDQWSRTLDGKPVPAKAIYQNGKYVIQADKPGQAADVTSVLSTYSSNPALTSLEIPIKTTRAAVTRESLKPLVDQANLVLRPITVIGVTPAGKERPTTLNVNTVADLFWVRADKLELDPKGIQRAVQKLDGLIGQAAQNASFRFVKGQIKTVPEKTGYSVDQKTATQALSDMVLKPEMIQVEVPLKVQEPTLTIADLPDPKALKLISTGTSTFKGSSRERSTNVKVAAAALDGHVIAPDQVFSFNDAIGEISPENGYVGALVISGGRTVEGVGGGVCQVSTTTFRSMYKAGLPIVERNQHAYWVHWYAPHMGFEAAVYQPGVDLKMKNDTGAPILVRTITDMEKGTLTVNLYGIPVKRKVTVSDAVVLSRTPHPPSKTIYDSSLAPGQRKQVDWAVDGYNVQVTRTITDSKGTRKDTISSNYKPWQAVFAVGPAR
- the meaB gene encoding methylmalonyl Co-A mutase-associated GTPase MeaB, with translation MLIERFKGGDPRALARIITLLESGEDFPEELRQLPRTARVIGITGSPGSGKSTLTDQIIQELRNLDLRVAVIAVDPSSPFTGGAILGDRIRMSRHALDSGVFIRSLASRGALGGVSSKTLQVLSALEAFGFDVILIETVGVGQSEVDIASIADHTVLVLTPNQGDAVQAFKAGVMEIADIFVVNKCDLPGADRVVRELHATVTLGITPDWMPPAVKTNAQKGEGIAELLQALQDHRDHLGEEGLRERRLHRLRFELRSLLEDWAQGRLKDAENQLPEVLSGKRSLHELFLSLF